The Micromonospora sp. WMMD961 genome has a segment encoding these proteins:
- a CDS encoding SulP family inorganic anion transporter: MSSQLVRAPRWSRPQWLASPRVLRTEVLAGLVVALALIPEAISFSILAGVDPKVGLFASFTMAVTIAFTGGRPAMISAATGAIALVVAPLVREHGLGFLVAAVILGGVFQVVLALVGVAKLMRFIPRSVMVGFVNALAILIFTAQVPHLLGVPWLVYPLVAMALAIMVFLPRVTTAVPAPLIAIVLLTALVVVVHLNVPNVGDEGTLPDSLPILGLPDVPFTLDTLRTIAPYALAIALVGLMESLMTAKLVDDITDTRSDKTRESWGQGVANIVTGFFGGMGGCAMIGQTMINVKASNARTRLSTFLAGVFLLILIVALGDVVALIPMAALVAVMVIVSVGTFDWHSIAPATLKRMPPGEIIVMVVTVAATLATHNLAVGVVLGVLTAMVVFARRVAHFAQVTSVLDPEGTTRIYRVHGELFFASSNDLVYQFDYAHDPDHVVIDMSAAHIWDASSVAALDAITTKYETRGKRVDIVGLNAASAQFHENLAGKLKVGH, translated from the coding sequence ATGTCATCGCAGTTGGTACGGGCGCCCCGATGGTCGCGCCCGCAGTGGTTGGCCTCGCCCCGCGTGTTGCGCACCGAGGTTCTGGCCGGACTCGTCGTCGCGCTGGCGCTGATCCCCGAGGCGATCTCGTTCTCGATCCTCGCTGGGGTGGACCCGAAGGTGGGCCTGTTCGCCTCCTTCACGATGGCGGTCACCATCGCCTTCACCGGCGGCCGACCCGCCATGATCTCTGCCGCAACCGGGGCCATCGCGCTGGTCGTGGCGCCTCTGGTGCGCGAACACGGGCTGGGCTTCCTGGTCGCCGCAGTCATCCTCGGTGGGGTCTTCCAGGTTGTCCTGGCGCTGGTCGGGGTGGCGAAGCTGATGCGGTTCATCCCGCGCAGCGTGATGGTGGGCTTCGTCAACGCCCTGGCCATCCTCATCTTCACCGCCCAGGTGCCACACCTGCTCGGCGTGCCCTGGCTGGTGTACCCCCTGGTGGCGATGGCGCTGGCCATCATGGTGTTCCTGCCCAGGGTCACCACCGCTGTGCCGGCTCCGCTGATCGCCATCGTCCTGCTGACCGCGCTCGTTGTCGTCGTACACCTGAACGTGCCCAACGTGGGCGATGAAGGCACCCTGCCCGACAGCCTGCCGATCCTCGGCCTGCCAGACGTGCCGTTCACACTCGACACGCTGCGCACCATCGCCCCCTACGCCCTGGCCATCGCCCTGGTCGGGTTGATGGAATCGCTGATGACCGCCAAGCTCGTCGACGACATCACCGACACCCGCTCCGACAAGACCCGCGAGTCCTGGGGACAGGGCGTGGCCAACATCGTCACCGGCTTCTTCGGCGGGATGGGTGGCTGCGCCATGATCGGCCAGACAATGATCAACGTGAAGGCGTCCAACGCCCGTACCCGGTTGTCCACCTTCCTGGCCGGGGTGTTCCTGCTCATCCTCATCGTGGCCCTGGGCGACGTGGTCGCACTGATCCCGATGGCCGCGTTGGTCGCCGTCATGGTCATCGTGTCGGTGGGAACCTTCGACTGGCACAGCATCGCCCCCGCCACCCTCAAGCGGATGCCGCCCGGCGAGATCATCGTCATGGTGGTCACCGTCGCCGCCACCTTGGCCACGCACAACCTTGCTGTCGGTGTCGTGCTCGGCGTCCTCACCGCGATGGTCGTGTTTGCCCGCAGGGTCGCGCACTTCGCGCAGGTCACCAGCGTCCTGGACCCCGAAGGGACCACCCGGATCTACCGCGTGCACGGCGAACTCTTCTTCGCCTCCAGTAACGACCTGGTCTACCAGTTCGACTACGCGCACGACCCAGACCACGTGGTGATCGACATGAGTGCCGCGCACATCTGGGACGCGTCGTCGGTCGCCGCCCTGGACGCCATCACCACCAAATACGAGACCCGTGGCAAGCGGGTGGACATCGTCGGGCTGAACGCCGCCAGCGCGCAGTTCCACGAGAACCTCGCCGGCAAGCTCAAGGTCGGCCACTGA
- the nhaA gene encoding Na+/H+ antiporter NhaA, translating to MTPAPTRSPHVFSRGSWPEARRVADILRKETIGGALLLAGAVVALIWANSPWADSYESVRSFTFGPEALHLNLSAGTWAADGLLAIFFFVAGLELKREFVAGDLRDPRRAAVPIAAAVGGVIVPAVLYLVINLSAGEGDGKGWAIPTATDIAFALAVLAVIGRSLPHAMRTFLLTLAVVDDLLAIVIIAVFYTANLSLLPLLGALLPLAAFTVLVQRRVRSWWLLLPLAFAAWTLMHASGVHATVAGVLLGFAVPVLRSRKAGGPQAGPGLAEHFEHRFRPISAGIAVPVFAFMSAGVAVGGLGGLGSALTDPVAVGIVVGLVAGKPIGITVATWLVTRFTRAKMDTGFAWIDVFGLAVLAGIGFTVSLLIGELAFGIGSERDEHVKVAVLAGSLAAALLATVILRLRNRTYRRIHDAETTDANRDDIPDVYQQDAPLPTAGT from the coding sequence GTGACGCCAGCACCTACCCGCAGCCCGCACGTGTTCAGTCGTGGCTCATGGCCTGAAGCCCGCCGTGTCGCTGACATCCTCCGCAAGGAGACCATCGGCGGAGCCCTGCTGCTTGCCGGCGCCGTCGTGGCTCTGATCTGGGCCAACTCGCCGTGGGCCGACAGCTACGAGTCGGTGCGTTCGTTCACGTTCGGCCCCGAGGCGCTGCACCTGAACCTGTCGGCAGGGACGTGGGCAGCCGACGGGCTGCTGGCGATCTTCTTCTTCGTCGCCGGCTTGGAGCTCAAGCGGGAGTTCGTCGCTGGCGACCTACGGGATCCTCGCCGCGCCGCCGTACCGATCGCCGCCGCCGTCGGGGGTGTGATCGTCCCCGCTGTGCTGTATCTGGTGATCAACCTCTCTGCGGGTGAGGGCGACGGCAAGGGTTGGGCGATCCCGACCGCCACCGACATCGCGTTCGCCCTGGCCGTGCTCGCGGTGATCGGCCGAAGCCTGCCGCACGCCATGCGCACGTTCCTCCTCACCCTCGCCGTCGTCGACGACCTGCTCGCCATCGTCATCATCGCCGTCTTCTACACCGCGAACCTGTCGCTCCTGCCCCTGCTGGGCGCCCTGCTCCCGCTGGCCGCGTTCACCGTGTTGGTGCAGCGCCGGGTCCGTTCATGGTGGCTGCTGCTGCCGCTGGCGTTCGCCGCCTGGACGTTGATGCACGCCTCCGGTGTGCACGCGACAGTCGCGGGGGTGTTGCTGGGCTTCGCGGTCCCGGTGCTGCGCAGCCGCAAGGCGGGCGGCCCGCAGGCGGGCCCTGGTCTGGCTGAGCACTTCGAGCACCGCTTCCGGCCGATCTCCGCCGGCATCGCCGTGCCGGTCTTCGCGTTCATGTCCGCCGGTGTCGCCGTCGGCGGGCTCGGTGGGCTCGGCTCCGCGCTGACCGATCCGGTCGCCGTCGGCATCGTCGTCGGGTTGGTCGCCGGCAAGCCGATCGGGATCACCGTCGCGACCTGGCTGGTCACCCGTTTCACCCGGGCCAAGATGGACACCGGCTTCGCCTGGATCGACGTGTTCGGCCTGGCCGTGCTCGCCGGTATCGGCTTCACCGTGTCGCTGCTGATCGGGGAGTTGGCATTCGGGATCGGCAGTGAACGCGACGAGCACGTCAAGGTCGCCGTACTGGCCGGTTCTCTGGCCGCCGCGCTGCTGGCAACGGTCATCCTGCGGCTTCGCAACCGCACCTACCGGCGGATCCACGACGCCGAGACCACCGACGCCAACCGTGACGACATCCCGGACGTCTACCAACAGGACGCTCCCCTGCCCACCGCAGGCACCTGA
- a CDS encoding ABC transporter ATP-binding protein gives MNDLALRAVNLTKRYGRFTALDDLCLDVPAGEVFGFLGPNGAGKSTTIRLLLGQTRPTAGRAWVFDNDAADVARAHRSLAYVPADVALWPQLTGAEILHLQACTGPAVDLAYRDELVQRFALDISKPARAYSTGNRQKVALVAAFATRAPLLVLDEPTSGLDPLMEREFRVAVAEARDRGQTVFLSSHQLAEVEAVCDRVAILRAGRLVEIATIGQLRGLHRAEVTVSYIGVPPPGLDLVPGVDAVEQVSPGRLRFSLIGPPAPALRALAAAEVTALAIREPNLEEIFLDYYGATENAR, from the coding sequence ATGAACGACCTCGCGCTGCGTGCCGTCAACCTGACCAAACGGTACGGCCGTTTCACGGCGCTCGACGACCTGTGCCTCGACGTACCGGCTGGTGAGGTCTTCGGGTTTCTCGGCCCCAACGGCGCAGGCAAGTCCACTACCATCCGCCTGCTGCTGGGACAGACCCGTCCCACGGCGGGGCGTGCCTGGGTGTTCGACAACGACGCGGCGGACGTCGCCCGAGCGCACCGGTCGCTGGCGTACGTACCGGCCGATGTGGCGTTGTGGCCGCAGCTGACCGGCGCGGAGATCCTGCACCTGCAGGCATGTACCGGGCCGGCCGTCGATCTGGCGTACCGCGACGAGTTGGTGCAACGGTTCGCGCTGGACATCAGCAAGCCGGCCCGTGCCTATTCGACGGGGAATCGGCAGAAGGTGGCCCTGGTCGCGGCGTTTGCGACCCGAGCGCCGCTGTTGGTGCTGGACGAGCCGACCAGCGGCCTCGATCCGTTGATGGAACGCGAGTTCCGTGTCGCTGTCGCCGAAGCCCGTGACCGTGGGCAGACCGTGTTTCTCAGCTCGCACCAGCTGGCCGAGGTCGAGGCGGTCTGCGACCGGGTCGCGATCCTGCGGGCCGGTCGGCTCGTCGAGATCGCCACCATCGGACAGCTGCGGGGTCTGCACCGCGCCGAGGTGACCGTGTCGTACATCGGCGTACCGCCGCCAGGTCTTGATCTGGTCCCTGGCGTCGACGCGGTCGAGCAGGTCAGTCCCGGACGACTACGGTTCTCGCTCATCGGGCCGCCGGCACCGGCGTTGCGGGCGCTCGCCGCCGCCGAGGTCACCGCGTTGGCAATCCGCGAACCGAACCTCGAGGAGATCTTCCTCGACTACTACGGCGCCACGGAGAACGCCCGATGA
- a CDS encoding cation transporter: MSLPRISLTVAPSPVRRATLIRRVRLFVAATITYNLIEAVVAIGAGTIASSTALIGFGLDSVIEVASAAAVAWQFSGPNHERRERTALRVIAISFFALAGYVGVESMRALLGTDRPEHSTIGLLLAAVSLAVMPILSAAQRRAGRELGSASAVADSKQTLLCTYLSAVLLVGLALNSLLGWWWADPAAALTIAAVAVKEGREAWRGDTCCTPTTVVRDATAPGCVDGCCT; encoded by the coding sequence ATGAGTCTGCCGCGCATCTCGCTGACCGTCGCACCGTCGCCGGTGCGACGGGCGACGCTGATCCGCCGGGTGCGGCTGTTCGTGGCCGCGACCATCACCTACAACCTCATCGAAGCGGTGGTGGCGATCGGCGCCGGGACGATCGCGTCGTCGACCGCACTGATCGGCTTCGGCCTCGACTCGGTCATCGAGGTGGCCTCGGCCGCCGCGGTGGCGTGGCAGTTCTCCGGCCCGAACCACGAACGCCGTGAACGCACCGCCCTGCGCGTCATCGCGATCTCGTTCTTCGCCCTCGCCGGCTATGTCGGCGTGGAGTCCATGCGCGCACTGCTCGGCACCGACCGCCCCGAGCACTCCACGATCGGCCTGCTGCTCGCGGCCGTGTCGCTGGCGGTCATGCCGATCCTGTCCGCCGCGCAGCGCCGCGCCGGCCGGGAACTCGGCTCCGCCTCCGCTGTCGCCGACTCGAAACAGACCCTGCTGTGCACCTACCTGTCCGCCGTCCTGCTCGTCGGCTTGGCCCTCAACTCGCTGTTGGGTTGGTGGTGGGCCGACCCGGCCGCCGCTCTGACCATCGCCGCCGTCGCCGTCAAGGAAGGCCGCGAAGCCTGGCGCGGTGACACCTGCTGCACCCCCACCACTGTGGTACGCGATGCCACTGCACCCGGCTGCGTCGACGGCTGCTGCACCTGA
- a CDS encoding metalloregulator ArsR/SmtB family transcription factor translates to MYRRVVETLTHGQVLARFGHALSDPVRARLLLALREGPGYPADLADLLGASRQNLSNHLACLRGCGLVVAVPEGRRSRYELADARLAHALGDLLGLVLAVDPAACPSTDTEGCC, encoded by the coding sequence ATGTATCGTCGGGTGGTGGAGACGCTCACGCACGGGCAGGTCCTGGCCCGCTTCGGTCACGCCCTGTCCGACCCGGTCCGGGCCCGACTCCTGCTCGCGCTGCGCGAAGGCCCCGGCTATCCGGCAGACCTCGCCGACCTGCTGGGCGCGAGCAGGCAGAACCTCTCCAACCATCTGGCGTGTCTGCGCGGCTGCGGCCTGGTCGTCGCCGTGCCCGAAGGCCGCCGATCGCGCTACGAACTCGCCGACGCGCGCCTCGCGCATGCCCTGGGGGATCTCCTCGGTCTCGTCCTCGCGGTCGACCCTGCCGCCTGCCCGAGCACCGACACCGAGGGCTGCTGCTGA
- a CDS encoding metalloregulator ArsR/SmtB family transcription factor has product MSTAPLDETRRALDRAVVVLRAMAYEHRIHILVLLQDGEQTPASLAAAMSTDSTIIARHLRYLKEARLIRRKRRGREVTYTLQGEAIRRLITEVLHHARQSP; this is encoded by the coding sequence ATGAGCACCGCACCCCTCGACGAGACGAGGCGCGCACTGGACCGCGCGGTCGTCGTGCTGCGCGCCATGGCGTACGAGCACCGGATACACATCCTCGTGCTGTTGCAGGACGGCGAGCAGACGCCGGCCTCCCTGGCGGCGGCCATGTCCACGGACTCGACGATCATCGCGCGCCACCTGCGGTATCTCAAGGAGGCCCGGTTGATCCGGCGTAAGCGTCGCGGCCGAGAGGTCACCTACACGCTGCAGGGGGAGGCCATCAGGCGACTCATCACGGAAGTGCTCCACCACGCCCGGCAATCGCCCTGA
- a CDS encoding metal ABC transporter permease: protein MNWWDDALHRATAEVLLAGALAGLVGVHVVLRRLSFFTMALTHATFPGVVAASIIGVNIVVGGVVAGAVVALGVAALSRHRSQNTAAATGVMLSGGFALGAGLVATQNGFSRDLTSFLVGSILTVSPQDLATTAVVLVVVAAVLLACSRPLRYTGFDRAGAQAAGFATGVWDVVLLLVIQVAVVTIVPAIGTILALALIVAPAAAARQWSHRLSVITALAVTFGALSGVGGLYASSRWDVAAGASITLTATAILALSTVLSRLVRSRPTATTRLRAFPA, encoded by the coding sequence ATGAACTGGTGGGATGACGCGCTGCACCGGGCCACGGCCGAGGTGCTGCTCGCCGGCGCGCTCGCCGGACTCGTCGGCGTTCACGTCGTGCTCCGCCGGCTGTCCTTCTTCACCATGGCCCTGACCCACGCCACGTTCCCCGGGGTGGTGGCCGCCTCCATCATCGGCGTCAACATCGTCGTCGGCGGCGTGGTGGCGGGCGCTGTCGTCGCGCTGGGCGTCGCCGCGCTCAGCCGCCACCGCAGCCAGAACACCGCCGCGGCGACCGGCGTCATGCTCTCCGGTGGCTTCGCGCTGGGAGCCGGGCTCGTCGCCACCCAGAACGGGTTCAGCCGGGACCTGACCTCGTTCCTCGTCGGGTCGATCCTCACGGTCAGCCCGCAGGATCTCGCGACCACCGCGGTCGTGCTCGTCGTGGTCGCGGCCGTCCTGCTGGCCTGCTCCCGTCCACTGCGCTACACCGGCTTCGACCGGGCCGGCGCGCAGGCGGCCGGCTTCGCCACCGGTGTCTGGGACGTCGTGCTGCTGCTCGTCATCCAGGTTGCGGTCGTCACGATCGTCCCCGCCATCGGCACGATCCTCGCGCTCGCCCTCATCGTCGCCCCGGCAGCGGCGGCACGCCAGTGGTCCCACCGGCTGAGCGTCATCACCGCCCTGGCCGTCACGTTCGGCGCGCTCAGCGGGGTCGGCGGCCTGTACGCGTCGAGCCGCTGGGACGTCGCCGCCGGCGCGAGCATCACCCTGACCGCCACCGCGATCCTGGCGCTGTCGACGGTGCTGTCCCGACTGGTCAGATCCAGACCCACGGCGACCACCCGCCTGCGGGCGTTCCCGGCATGA
- a CDS encoding metal ABC transporter permease, which yields MTEPFTVPFMGRALAELALLALICGPVSVFVFARRLSFVSDALTHTVFPGVVIGFLAGGIEGIVVGALVAGVVTAVVLTLLSRGGSLSDDASTAVVLTAMFSIGVVLVSRRSSYTSDLTSFLFGRILTVTPRQIAETAVLAVVILGLLLISARALIFRTFDPAGAAAAGFRIAWLDLLLNIIVALVVVAAVRAVGTILVVALLIVPAAAARMLTTRLSLMAVIGTGLILVAAYGGLLASWTASVDYGISLTSASAVVLLLVLAYLLLLPLGALRSRRNHGRIVSAVRSSPHELVG from the coding sequence GTGACCGAGCCTTTCACCGTGCCGTTCATGGGGCGTGCCCTGGCCGAACTCGCGCTGCTCGCCCTCATCTGCGGACCGGTCAGTGTGTTCGTCTTCGCCCGCCGCCTGTCGTTCGTCTCCGACGCGCTGACCCACACCGTGTTCCCCGGCGTGGTCATCGGGTTCCTGGCCGGTGGCATCGAGGGCATCGTCGTCGGGGCACTGGTCGCCGGCGTCGTGACCGCGGTGGTGCTGACGTTGCTCAGCCGGGGCGGGTCGCTCTCCGACGATGCCTCCACCGCTGTCGTGCTCACCGCCATGTTCTCGATCGGCGTGGTGCTGGTGTCGCGGCGCTCCTCGTACACCTCCGATCTGACCTCGTTTCTCTTCGGACGCATCCTGACGGTGACGCCGCGCCAGATCGCGGAGACCGCAGTGCTGGCAGTCGTCATCCTCGGGCTGCTGCTGATCAGCGCCCGCGCCCTGATCTTCCGAACCTTCGACCCGGCCGGAGCCGCCGCCGCCGGCTTCCGGATCGCCTGGCTCGATCTGCTGCTCAACATCATCGTCGCGCTGGTCGTCGTCGCCGCGGTCCGCGCCGTCGGCACCATCCTGGTGGTCGCGCTGCTGATCGTGCCGGCCGCGGCCGCCCGCATGCTCACCACCCGCCTGTCACTGATGGCGGTGATCGGCACCGGCCTCATCCTCGTCGCCGCGTACGGCGGTCTGCTGGCCAGCTGGACCGCGTCGGTCGACTACGGCATCTCCCTGACCTCGGCCTCCGCCGTCGTCCTGCTGCTCGTGCTCGCCTACCTGCTGCTGCTTCCCCTGGGAGCGCTGAGGTCGAGGCGCAACCACGGGCGGATCGTCTCCGCCGTAAGGAGCTCGCCGCATGAACTGGTGGGATGA
- a CDS encoding metal ABC transporter ATP-binding protein: MGDVAVADAALRYTEVSVGYHGTPVLTDVNLELAPGQRLALVGPNGAGKSTLIKSILGLVPVLAGTCTVLGHTPAQARTGTGYVPQTDSLDADFPVTAAQVVMMGRYRRIGWWRPARGADRRAVHEALDRLGLADRARTHFGVLSGGQRQRVLLARAIAAEPRLLLLDEPFNGVDAVSQQAILSVLRDLSAAGTTLVLSTHDLTVAHEIADTVCVLNGRQWAVGPPDETLTADMLRRAYGGHAVELRDGRTVLVEP; this comes from the coding sequence ATGGGCGATGTCGCGGTGGCCGACGCCGCCCTTCGCTACACCGAGGTGAGCGTCGGCTACCACGGCACCCCGGTGCTCACCGACGTCAACCTCGAACTGGCTCCCGGACAGCGCCTGGCGCTGGTCGGGCCGAACGGCGCCGGCAAGTCCACGCTGATCAAGTCTATCCTCGGCCTGGTACCGGTCCTCGCCGGCACATGCACCGTGCTCGGTCATACACCGGCCCAGGCCCGGACCGGCACCGGATACGTTCCCCAGACCGACTCCCTCGACGCCGACTTCCCGGTGACCGCCGCCCAGGTCGTCATGATGGGCCGCTACCGGCGCATCGGCTGGTGGCGCCCCGCTCGCGGCGCCGACCGTCGGGCGGTCCACGAGGCACTCGACCGCCTCGGCCTCGCCGATCGCGCGCGGACGCACTTCGGCGTGCTCTCCGGTGGCCAGCGTCAGCGGGTGCTGCTCGCCCGCGCCATCGCGGCCGAGCCACGGCTGCTACTCCTCGACGAGCCGTTCAACGGCGTCGACGCGGTGAGCCAGCAAGCCATCCTGTCCGTCCTGCGCGACCTCAGCGCGGCCGGGACCACTCTGGTGCTGAGCACCCACGACCTCACGGTCGCGCACGAGATCGCCGACACGGTCTGCGTGCTCAATGGCCGGCAGTGGGCGGTCGGCCCGCCCGATGAGACGTTGACCGCCGACATGCTGCGCCGCGCGTACGGCGGACACGCGGTCGAGTTGAGAGACGGCCGGACAGTGCTGGTGGAGCCGTGA
- a CDS encoding metal ABC transporter substrate-binding protein — MKHGQRTIIAAATAAALVLLGGCGSGDDAAKGGGNASAGSGLAVVATTPEVADFVRTIGGRDVTVTQIIKPNVDPHEYEPTPADIQAIGKAAIVVKNGVGLEEWLDQTIESAGFKGTVVDSSQGVTLREGGHEEGEEGHEEGEGEHEGEEHDPHIWHNPLNAKTMVTNIEKGLAAADPTHATAFADNLKNYSAELDKLDADNEAAFARIPADQRKLVTNHDAFGYYVDRYKLQFVGSVIPSLDTSAELSAKQLNELVAKIKATGTKAIFTESSLPPKSAEAIANQAGVKVIGGEDALYGDSLGTEGTPEGTYLGAERHNTQVIVTALAG, encoded by the coding sequence GTGAAGCATGGACAACGCACGATCATCGCCGCGGCCACCGCCGCCGCGCTTGTTCTTCTTGGCGGCTGCGGCTCAGGTGACGACGCCGCCAAGGGCGGTGGCAACGCCTCGGCCGGCAGCGGGCTCGCCGTGGTCGCCACGACCCCCGAGGTGGCCGACTTCGTCCGCACCATCGGTGGCAGGGACGTCACTGTCACACAGATCATCAAGCCGAACGTGGACCCGCACGAGTACGAGCCCACGCCCGCCGACATCCAGGCGATCGGTAAGGCAGCCATCGTCGTCAAGAACGGTGTCGGCCTTGAGGAGTGGCTCGACCAGACCATCGAGTCGGCCGGCTTCAAGGGCACCGTCGTCGACTCAAGCCAAGGCGTCACCCTGCGCGAGGGCGGCCACGAGGAGGGCGAGGAAGGCCACGAGGAGGGCGAGGGCGAGCACGAGGGCGAGGAGCACGACCCGCACATCTGGCACAACCCGCTGAACGCCAAGACCATGGTCACCAACATCGAGAAGGGCCTCGCCGCGGCCGACCCCACCCACGCCACGGCCTTCGCCGACAACCTGAAGAACTACTCGGCGGAACTCGACAAGCTCGACGCCGACAACGAGGCGGCCTTCGCCAGGATCCCCGCCGATCAGCGCAAGCTCGTGACCAACCACGACGCCTTCGGCTACTACGTCGACCGGTACAAGCTGCAGTTCGTCGGCTCGGTCATCCCCAGCCTCGACACCTCCGCAGAGCTGAGCGCGAAGCAGCTGAACGAGCTTGTCGCGAAGATCAAGGCGACGGGGACGAAGGCCATCTTCACCGAGAGTTCCCTGCCGCCCAAGAGCGCGGAGGCGATCGCGAACCAGGCCGGCGTCAAGGTCATCGGCGGTGAGGACGCCCTCTACGGCGACAGCCTCGGCACCGAAGGTACCCCCGAGGGCACCTATCTCGGTGCGGAACGGCACAACACCCAGGTCATCGTCACGGCTCTGGCCGGCTGA
- a CDS encoding class I SAM-dependent methyltransferase has protein sequence MATTARAPDVVLDRAQVSRRRESWARVMGEFVPHLASLEETLCRVAEAVRGRSPDRVLDLGGGPGLLAERMTRKWAGAAITLMDIDPVLLALARSALTGKARALEGDLSTPRWVDRAGVGYDLVTVVMTLHYLAPAQVRAFYADARRCLAPGGLLIVADLMPDEGLPSLMNALCPAPNEAAAELAWAQWWNDIADLEVLRPLLAQRAAIFGERLPAEFTAAASWHASAAQEAGFCEAGIFWRCGRHAALAAVA, from the coding sequence ATGGCAACCACCGCCCGCGCCCCCGATGTCGTACTCGATCGCGCGCAGGTCTCCCGGAGGCGTGAGAGCTGGGCACGGGTCATGGGGGAATTCGTGCCGCACCTCGCCAGCCTTGAGGAGACGCTGTGCCGTGTCGCCGAGGCTGTTCGTGGCCGATCGCCGGATCGGGTGCTCGACCTGGGCGGCGGACCGGGGCTGCTCGCCGAGCGGATGACTCGGAAGTGGGCCGGTGCCGCGATCACCCTCATGGACATCGACCCCGTGCTGCTCGCGCTGGCGCGCAGTGCCCTGACGGGCAAGGCCCGGGCACTGGAGGGAGACCTGTCGACGCCGCGCTGGGTGGACCGCGCAGGTGTCGGCTATGACCTGGTTACGGTAGTCATGACCCTGCACTACCTGGCGCCAGCCCAGGTACGTGCGTTCTACGCTGACGCTCGCCGCTGCCTGGCGCCCGGGGGGCTGCTCATCGTCGCGGACCTCATGCCCGACGAGGGACTCCCGTCCCTGATGAACGCCTTGTGCCCCGCCCCGAACGAAGCCGCTGCGGAGCTGGCCTGGGCGCAGTGGTGGAACGACATCGCGGACCTGGAGGTGCTGCGCCCGCTACTCGCGCAGCGGGCGGCGATCTTCGGCGAACGGCTGCCGGCCGAGTTCACCGCTGCGGCGTCATGGCATGCCAGCGCCGCTCAGGAGGCCGGATTCTGCGAGGCCGGGATCTTCTGGCGCTGTGGCAGGCACGCGGCGTTGGCGGCCGTGGCCTGA
- a CDS encoding aminotransferase class V-fold PLP-dependent enzyme translates to MDVLDELSPWQETLRRQFPLITANPDVAYLDSAATSQKPQAVLDAVLTYLTTGNANAARGTYPWANRTTARIEQARDRLRRFLDDPAPERSGVHFVGGTTEGLRCIARDWLAPQLRDGDEIIVPFADHAANNAPWLEIAELLRHQGMSVGVRAMPYDAAHDYDTDRLAAMINDRTRLIAATHVHHVYGNDMNVHRLRAAAGPGVPICLDAAQGVGHLPLSTTATDVDFVVFSGHKAMALPGTGAIWARNQRGPAYAPAGWNGSPNTSGIISLVAALDWLDAAGLDRVARWNTALGARLTDGLRTLPSFEVLGCQSSLAADAPVQQRQGIVAFRHRLIGSNDLGFILAAHGLLVRADGHCQGDQGEKTASVRVSLHVYNTAEEVDRLLSVLAELDHD, encoded by the coding sequence ATGGACGTTCTCGACGAGCTGTCCCCGTGGCAGGAGACGTTGCGGCGGCAGTTCCCGCTGATCACCGCCAACCCCGACGTGGCATACCTGGACAGCGCCGCCACCTCGCAGAAGCCGCAGGCGGTCCTCGACGCCGTCCTGACCTATCTGACGACGGGCAACGCCAACGCCGCCCGGGGTACGTACCCGTGGGCGAACCGGACCACCGCCCGCATCGAGCAGGCCCGCGACCGGCTGCGCCGATTCCTCGACGACCCGGCACCGGAGCGTTCCGGAGTGCATTTCGTCGGCGGCACCACCGAGGGGTTGCGCTGCATCGCCCGCGACTGGCTGGCCCCGCAGTTGCGCGACGGTGACGAGATCATCGTGCCGTTCGCCGATCACGCCGCCAACAACGCACCCTGGCTGGAGATCGCGGAGCTGCTGCGCCACCAGGGCATGTCGGTCGGCGTTCGGGCCATGCCCTACGACGCCGCCCACGACTACGACACCGACCGGCTCGCGGCGATGATCAACGACCGGACCCGCCTGATCGCCGCGACCCACGTGCACCACGTCTACGGCAACGACATGAACGTGCACAGACTGCGCGCGGCCGCCGGGCCGGGCGTCCCGATCTGCCTCGACGCCGCGCAGGGCGTGGGGCACCTGCCGCTGTCCACCACGGCGACCGACGTCGACTTCGTGGTGTTCTCCGGGCACAAGGCGATGGCGCTGCCCGGCACCGGCGCGATCTGGGCGCGTAATCAGCGCGGCCCGGCCTACGCGCCGGCCGGCTGGAACGGCTCACCCAACACCAGTGGCATCATCAGTCTGGTCGCCGCGCTGGACTGGCTCGACGCCGCGGGCCTGGATCGAGTGGCCCGGTGGAACACCGCGCTCGGCGCCCGGCTCACCGACGGGTTGCGCACGCTGCCCAGCTTCGAGGTGCTGGGCTGTCAGAGCAGCCTGGCCGCCGACGCCCCGGTGCAGCAGCGCCAGGGCATCGTGGCCTTCCGCCACCGTCTGATCGGCTCGAACGACCTCGGGTTCATCCTGGCCGCGCACGGCCTCCTGGTCCGCGCGGACGGTCACTGCCAGGGCGACCAGGGTGAGAAGACGGCATCCGTACGCGTGAGCCTGCACGTCTACAACACCGCCGAGGAGGTGGACCGGCTCCTGTCGGTCCTGGCGGAACTCGACCACGACTGA